The Alnus glutinosa chromosome 1, dhAlnGlut1.1, whole genome shotgun sequence region TTCCTTTTGGTGGGAATAATATAGATATGAACGCCTAATTAggatacataaaaaaaaaaaaaaataaaaaataaaaaattaatggaaagAATTAATATTAATTGAAGAATTAAGCTTTTAACTTTAACATGTTATTCTAAGATTTCACGCAATTTGAGGATGGCGAATGCGTGGCCGGGGAAGAGCTAAATTGGTTATTTCTGACCACTAGCCTTCACGAGGAACAGCCTTGGTGCATGCATTTCCAAACTTTAATTTTGATCTCGATCAATAGGACCCAGATGGACCCCTCCTGCACATACATAGAAAATACTCGATTAAGAAGAACACTTTTATTGACTTGGAAGTGTGTTTACACGGTTATGTACCCTTTCACAACAAAAGCCAAATGTGATGACATATGACATGACGTAATATATTGGCTCTGCTGCATTATAAAAGGCCAAGAATTCTAGTTGTTTTCAACCATCAACAGACCAAAAATGAGTAGCAAATACTGTCTAGTGTTGCTCCTCGGGGTGGTGCTTTTAAGCAGCACTGCCTCACTAGCCGACCACCATGAGCCTTCCAAACATGACCCCAAATCTCCAATTCACAAGCCCCCTTCTCCTCCTAAACACAAACCTCCCACCCCACTTGATCACGGGGACAAGCCATTTCCTGAACACAAACCACCTCTCAAGGGTAAGGGAGAGAAGCCTCCACCAAAACACAAGCCACCGCATGAGAGTCATCCTGAACGCCATTTAGCTGTAAATCCAAATTTGGATGGCAAACCTCCTAAGAGATCAGAAAAGCCCCCACCCCCAAAACACAAGCCACCAACCAGCTCACTTGACAAAGAAGAAAAGCCATTCCCAGAACACAAACCACCCTCCAAGGGTAAGGGATCAGAGAAGCCTCCACCAGAGCACAAGCCACCACATGATCATCACCCTGGACGCCGTTTACTGGAGTCGTCCTCTAATAAACAAAATTCACCAAGTTTGGATGGCAAACCTCCCAAGGGTAAAGGAGAGAAGCCACCTCCAAAACACAAGCCACCTCAACATCATCACCCTGGACATCCTTCAGAGGAGGATGCCAAAAACTCCCACAACACGCCTCAGAAGTTGAAGCCTCCAACCACGCCTGAAAAGAAGCCACCAAGTCCCTCTCACAAGCCACCCCACAAACCTCCACAAGCGAACTGAATGCATGTTAATTTATGTatgtagaaataaataagaGCTGCAGCATATGCTACCATTCATGTCGGTCACTGTTCTATACATGAACAGTTACTAGCTACTGGTAGTCTTGATCTATGTTCACGTTGTGTACTCGCTTTTGTGTTTCTACTTTTGATTTGTAGGTAGTTTATGATCATCGACATGCAGTTATGCGCTTCCTGTGTGCAGAATTGTCGCCTAGTTCTACTACCTCGATTTTAATGAATCCTTTTCtgtcattatatatatgttggagacaaaacaaaaaaagtcacTTAATTACATAAAGCTACTAACTATTCTTAGTGTTGACATTATCACGTGTCTCGACGGTAAAATCTCATACCTCGTACAAGAACCCAAGTAGCAAAAATGCCCCTAAATAATTACAACTTGCCACTACTAGCCGTTCAAAACTTTGGACTTACAGCTGCAAAACTATTATTCAGTGTACTAATTAAGACGCTATAGCATATATGCATGATCTAATCGTATGAATTCCGTTGCTTTGGAAAGTTCCAAATTGACTTGGTTGGGCATTGGAAACTTATGTGATATTCCGTTGCTTGCTTCGTTTTCAAGCATAGTACAACGACGTCGTTTGCCTTGTAAAGAAATTCGGACcatcaatttcttttaattggACATGTCCAATAATTTCGTCTACAGGGGATGTCAGCCAGAATATTCTTTATTTCATGGGCTCTGACATTGTTAACATTACTAGAAAATTCCCgtgaaaattataataaacGTTCTGTCGGGGGCAAATCATTGTTGGGTATTCTTCTAAAATACATATTACACTAATGGATTTAATGGATTCTCGCTATTTTTGACTACAATGccaatttcttttcttgttaaGACAGAATTGATACAAATTAACCTCTTAGACACCCTTCAATACACTTTCAGTTTAGGTActatttagggaaaaaaatcCTTAGAAATCGATCTCTACGGTTTGACCCTCTATTAAATCATTCTATAGGGTTTAAAACACGTCATATCACTCATCGATTTGTACCAGCCGGTATCAAATAATTCTCTCGGTTTGATTTTGTTAACAGCATACAATGACACTTAGGGTGATTAACGAGTCATATTTAATCAAAGTTAACACCTGTACACATGCATGTTTGAGTTAGTACCGGCcactacattatttaaaaaatgccacataaaagaaataaataaataaaaataataataataataataaaaaagaataaagagagatggttgggggtggcccgaCCACCCTCATAGAGGAATGGATGTTTTAGCCACCCTTTTTGGAGATTGATGGTCATTCGACCATCACCAAATGCCAAGTAAAAGGTGGCAAAGCCTGCTTCAGACTCCAAAAGGGGTTGTtagaccacccccaaaggccgtCATTGGGTCGATTGCAGGTTGTTTGGCCACCTCTAGTGGCCTTTTGGCATAGTCTGGCCACCCACTTTGgagtttgggggtggttcaacaCTCTCCGGTATCCCAATGAAGTGTTTCGACAACCCTCAAcaacctctctttctctctctctctctctctctctctctctatcaactaggggtgtacaagctaGCCAGACGATTATTAACAActaataactgctaaccgctgACAACTGCTAATCGCATAATTGTCTAGACCGGTTGCAGTTAGCATTTTTAAGAGTAGACAAAATTGAGGAGAAAAAAAGTTGctatgcaaattaaaagatagaaattattttccttCACGAAAATATCTTTTAATAAATAGTCATTTAATTAGTTCGGTTTAAAAGAGGAAAATGACGTTCTCAAACCACCAAATTAATGCAAGATGTCTATAGTATTTTTTGTATCTCAATAGAGGAACTTAATTTTTATGTCCATCTCATTTTCACGTTGCTTGTAGAGCAGCATATATATAGTTCAGATGATGCTAATGCAAACACGACTTGGAGTGTTTTTTAGGTCTTAACACGAAAATATCTTTTTATAAGTAGTCGTTTAATTAGTTcggtttaaaattattttccttcACAAAAATATCCTTTCATAAATAGTCATTTAATTAGTTCGGTAATGAACAGTAACAACAACGTTAGAGGTTTTcgatgatattttaatttctttctgaTATTGAGATGTCGGTGGATTTAGAATTGAATGAAGtggcattttattttattttattttatttaattttaatggaCACAGCTTCACATgttttggtgctatatatatattgagctCAAAAcggaatattatttaaaaaccaCATGATCGCGCGGTGTGCCTCTATCTTCAACTCTTCACACTCATTTGTTAATGAGTGAGACactacttttatctttttcatatatttaaagATTGATATCTGTACGTGTACCGAAGGAATTATCAAAACTTGTAGGATTTCGCATGTACAGACCACTGAGGCCAGCTAGGTGCATGATGGTGGCCATATATGGTACGTACTATTCAATTAATGACTAATTGTTTGCATCTTTCTTTTGACGTACCGCATGTGCTGCTGTGCGTTAGGTAGTTAGAGTAACTGGGAAATGGCCGGAGAAACACCACGGGGGATTTGGCAAAGTTTATCCAAAGTAGCTGACATATGACATgacgacatatatatatatatatatatatgtcgatTGATTGGCGCACAACGTTGGAGGAGtacttcaaattaattaatatatattgcatgTGATGAAAAGGTTATTTTATATAGTTGATAATATAAGCTTTTTGCCGGCTGAATTGGAGTGTCTTTTCCTCAGAGTAAAGAAAATGGTGCGTTTTGCTTATACTTCGGTTCCTACTGATCAGACGTACGTACGCCTTGATGTGGACTACGTACGTACGAGTACAAGTTAAATGACCAATATTATTATGTACGTGGACGCTcctcattaatttcttttaattgctTCCTTTTGGGgggaatgatatttttgttaggggtaattacattttcttctCATGAACTATCCACTTTTGCACAAATTCTCcacgaactaccaacttgaccaaaatagagcattcaactaccaaagttaccgtttttcccccttccgtcagtcagaagTGTTATTTTGGACGGTCAACATCAAGTCCACGTTTTCACCTCCTCCACCATCGGCTCCGACCCACAGGACACCGGCTAGACAGAGAGAATGTTCACTGGCGACCCACCGATGCCCAAGTCCACTCACGCGATCCCACCCAACCTGATTCTCATTCTTCACACACTCGCGACTATCTCTCGCTCGCTTGGTCTGTTTGTTAGGCAATGACGACGACTGCAAATTGCTCGGAAGTCTTCTAAACGATGTGTTGCAGCGCGAGGtctatgaataaaaaataaaaaatcacctcAAATATGAATAAAAGGAATTGACAAACGGGCCATTCGGCTACTCAAAATTCACATTTTGCAACTTCTTGAAATAAAACTCTTGTTTGAGCAAAGAGGATTAAAGCAACTTTCCTACGGCACAAAGAGAACCCCAAATGATGAAACTGGTTCTGTAGCACTCCATTCCCATGCATGCACCCATTCCTTCCTTGCAGTAAAGACTAGCAGCCTCATAACCAAAAGCGAAGGATCCTAGTGGAATATTGGCAATTAACAGATTATAATTCATAGAAAATCCCTTCGTCCCGAACAACTCTTTGGTGATGGTCACAGCAACAGAAGTAATTGCTCCGATAGATGCTCCTATAATGTTAGTGCTGATGTACAGAGCCCTTCTATACGTTGTTAAACGAGAGACATGGGAGAGTAGTAAACTGTTATCCTCCTCTGTTTTAGGCTCGATAAACAGAGCATAAAACTTCATGAAGAAAATGACAGAAATAGAGCatgaagaaaatgacaaaacatACCAAACAAATTCCGCACGTCTTGCATCCATTGTTAAAGAGGCATGGAGACAAGTAAACCGAGAATATTGATATGAGAAAAGTTGCAGAGGCGACGTGTTTTTATGGCTCTTGGAGACAAGGGAAGGTTTTAGAATGGTATGGAAGCTTCGGTAACTTGCTACAGAAAAACAAGCTCCTAGAAATTATTCTGAGGATGGTTTGGCAAAAATGGAGCTTTTTTCGGTCAAACAGGTGCCAGAGGGGCAAGCCACACTATAAGTGTCAAAAAGATTCTCAGGTTGCAGACTCCAGATCTATAATGTCATTGACAAAATCATCAGGAGCTGTACGATGCAGTTCAGGATCTAGATGCTGAGACAAAGAGTAAAGGAGATAACAAATGGAGCAATGGCACTACAACTTGAAGGCTAAATATAGTACCTAAAAGTGAAAATGGAGCTAAATATAGTACCATAGTGAAAAGTTGGCAATTGCTTTTGCTAAACTGAACACTCCTGCAGGTGTGCCAATAAGGGTGATGAAGAACTTGCGTGTATGCATTGATTGCCATGTTGCCATAAAGTACATCTCAGAGGTCATAAACCTAGACATTATTGTACATGATACTAGTAGATTTCACCATTTTAAAAATGGGAAATGTTCTTGTGGAGATTACGGGTAAGAGCCATGTTTTTATGGCTCTTCCGTCACGTGTTTTTATGGCAATTGACAAGAGCGATGGGAGCTTTTACGCGCTGAAGTGGGTACTTGATCACCTCTTTGGGTCTATTAGTGTAGTGCCGGAAACTAACCGGCCAGAAGAGGTGGGCACGGTCGTAATGGTTCATGTTTAACAGCCCTTTCAGCAATACGTCTTCCCAGCTGGGCCCGGGGGAGCCGATTCGTTTTCCTCGCACCTACCTACTACATATTCTTCTTAATTTGCTTGGTTAAATGGTCTTCACCCTTCAactctgtaattttttttttacctaattatTGAAacgtgagaaaaaaaaataaaaaaaataaaaaaataaataaagggtaAAAAAGCACGTATGTGATGACGTGTCTGTATACTGGGTTTCTTTTGACGAAAATTCTTAGATTGTGTGAGGAACTTGCTGGGTTGGATTTTGACGCCATTAAAGAATGAAAAAGTGTGCTTGAAATAGGACCAATGATGAAGGAGATGATAGTATTctggagagacagagagataaagagaagaaggagagagagagaaagagaaaccgGCCATGTGGGGATAGTATAAGACCCTCATTCATTTGAAggcaaaattggaaaaaaaaaattataataaaaacgtATGTGTTGGTCACGTGATGGGTTGACCGTTAGATTTAACAcctctgactgacggaaggggggaaaacggtaactttggtagttgaatgctctattttggtcaagttggtagttcatgggggaaaaaggtaattacccctttctTTTAATTGCTATCTTTTTGTGATTGCTATGGAGGGTTTATTCCGGTTATTGGAGGAAGCTGCCATTCATAACCCTCTTTTTGATTTTCATCTGAAGTGTAGTTCTCTAAAGCTTACTCATTTATGCTTTGCGGATGACCTCATTATATTCTCTTCTGCTTCTTATGATTTTATTAAAGTCATCAATGATGTTCTTGAGGAGTTTGAAGAGCTGGCTGGGTTGAAGGCAAATCCAGCTAAGAGTTCGATGTTCTTTGGAGGAGTTCCCTTGGGGGTTAAAAATGATATTCTGAATTTTCTGCACATGCATGAAGGGAAGTTGCCTATTCGGTCTCTTGGAGTTTCCCttctgatgagtgccaaaaagtgtatatttggaccccttaatttacattagttaaacctttagctttgttactttttgatgttttgtttagttttggtgattttacgtttttgcaggacataaagagaaaaatggttattttcaagctaaaatacataaaagctggagatttggaattgctgtgaagtcgatcgatcgaatctcaagttcaatcgatcgaaattttctcgatgtcgatcgatcgattttataaataccattcttttctcatttttagagagagagctGCGGAGGAagccgcttaggagtgccctaggggccgatttcactgtatcttagggtttttggatcgattttgacctagaacttcaatcttttgtaagtttattcgtttttaatacattcttgtagtttatttatgctttctttgttcatgtctagctaatactttcgtctagggttgaggatgaaacctcaccagtgaatagaaacttaatttcatgcttgtttatgctatttgagtttatgggcttgatttctcattgttctatttcggtttttgagattattttttggatatctcttgtgatttctggatacaagtgatgatttgatatagattcattaaattgatggcttgggttttcatgtatgttggatattcattatgtttcattctatggatacatttgatgatttagttgaaactaggtatcttttgtgatttgtggaagaatggattcattgaatgatttaaactatttttgaagcaaaagtagaacatacctaagatttgcatttgaaaacctcaaaatatgtgtgatgagcatgagattaggttattgtaatttggtgagtgtggattccaaaaccctagacctctttcttttcattaattttgtttatgttttattttatcaaaaacccctaaatttggaactaggttaaaataggattagtttgaatagagattaactttcgcaacacaattccctgtgagatcgacctcgcacttgcataacactatattgcaaaacgattcgtacacttgcgagtattataatttgcacaacaagtacACCTTCTTTCTAAGCGGCTGACAGCAACTGATTGTGATGTTTATGTCTCCAAAATTGATGGTCATATTGATTCCTGGTTAGCTCGGAATCTGTCCTTTGCTAGAAGACTCCAACTAGTATCCTTTGTTTTGCTTAGTATGCAGGTTTATTGGGCTGAAGTCTTTATTTTACCTAAAAGggttatttttcttcttcagcaGAAATTTAATCGCTTCTTGTGGGGTGGAAAAGATATTAAGGCGCATGCTAAAGTTTCCTGGGATAAGCTTTGTAATCCTAAACGTGAAGGTGGATTAGGTATCAAAAATTTGGAAGTATGGAATAATGCTTCTATTTTGCAGTATATTTGGGCTCTCTTTACCAAAGTTGGATCTCTTTGGGTGGCCTAGATAGAAGAGAATAGGCTGAAAGGAAAGAGTCTTTGGCAGGTTTCTATCCCCAATGactgctcttggtgttggaaGAAGTTGCTGAAACTTTGAAATATTGATAAACAATTTTTGAGCTTCAAAGTAGGGAGTGGTTCTCAGATTTTCTTTTGGTATGATAAGTGGCATCCTACCGGCTATCTGTTAGATTGTTTTGGCTCTCGTGCAGTACATGACTCAGGTATTCCCCTTGATGCGAAGGTGTCTAAAATCATTAAGGGTGGGGATTGGTACTGGTCATTTGCTCGGTCCAATTCTATTGTGGAAATCCAATGTAGGCTgcctaaaattattattggaggTGCGGATTTGGCTGTTTGGCACTCTCCCAATAGTGCTTATTCTTGTGCAGCTACATGGGATTAGTTGCGAGTAAAACTCCCGATTGTTCCGTGGTGGAAGTTGGCTTGGAACCCTCTGGCCATCCCTcggcattctttctttctatggTTGGTGTTTAGAGAGGCTATAGTGACTAAATATCGTATGAGTAGTTAGGGGTATATTGGCAATGTGTTTtgttgtgacgacccttttttttttttttttttttttttttttttttatatatatatatatatatatatatataaaacattcgcataaacattaatcccttaaaatataaacggatcttcacagtggcacgacgatgtgtcgcaaagccaacatatggtacatatcccataatatgtacctggtaaatcagagtataacatctattattcatctatgcagcggaaaacttAAACCTAAATAGCGGAATTCATAACATAAACTTCtattacaaataatcataaacaaagaGCCGTATTACATCTatttgtttaagtctttcctcaatataaatacataacagaaatggctttacaagaataagtgatacaagcgtcacaagccataaactaaacctataaacaagtggacaacccgtggtccaccAATTATGGCCGAAAAACCTCCAGCCAAataaacatcatctatacgactatgggggtttgccacatctatataggtggaattatgagcccaccgtcttagcataaataattacactaagacctcagaggtataccattcactgagttttcgtaaagaaccaactcttcctttttttagtcatgtgtacactataacagctaccaattttataaacttttttttgaaaactccCATAGCTGATAGAGCAAATattgactaatagaaaacatttaaacatactaggcagcTAATATTATACATAGAAGATTCgttatagaaaacaatggcatttaaatcatgcaaccatccgatagaaatatacataagttctttcccatataagactcttatgcatactaataagtttagcaaaactacaatatacttatcatgaaaacatcacacaatttaaacaatgctatgcatgctcatgatggtctttttattcattgtgaggcttactattgtgagttttaaagagtactcgcaagcgcacgaatcgtttgcaatatagtgtgtgcaagtgcgaggtcgaatccacagggaaatggtcaaaaatcagtgtcttgctCAATCAACcttattctaacctagttccaagagtttgaggggtAAACATgaaccaaaaatgctaagtaaaagaggaagaaatgaaatatgtaaaaagggactaaggctagggaattcaccaaaccaaatccaacaactcacactcttggtttccacttgaacacccaaagaacattaagcttaggatgtcattcaagtttctcaaccataaaccttagaaccattaaatgaatcaaactcaaagataaatcacaaagagtacccatttgaaatcaaatcatccattgtatccattcaaagaataaatcacaatggatatcgtcattcaaaccgatataacaatgtatccatcggttgaaacacatcaaatgtcctatttctaccaccaaccacattcattgcaaaagataaagcattaaatgaatggaacttgaacaacataatgatataacattaaatgtgcaagtagtactacaagagtgtgagtgttatcaatggagaggtttcatcctcaaccttagttgagagttctagcctcccatgactaagaacaccacaaaaacttgaagaacaaacatgaaaatagaagaaaagctttacaaagacaaatgtctaaagaaaagagctgctgaaataaactacaaaatgcacgaaattaaacctagctactgctctctgaactctcccaacaaggaggcatgcctatggctttatagaaggaaattagggttagaaacccatgtaaaatgactcctctaaccccctctagggttcctctcttgctagagacaaccaaggtcacaaAACCAgtgtgttctgctgcgaaaatcagagggagaactgctttttgtcatggagaagctcctgattgggtgttctggcgcgcttatgcaaaagtaagttctgggaaatttcaatcgatcgacttttatttgatcgatcgacttcaggcaaaatttcgatcgatcgacttttctgGACTTctgaatttccaagcatttccacatgaaattttgccattcctctcttattgacctataaaacacaaaaactaacaaaaacataagaaaatagcaaggctaaaggtctaactaatgtaaatcaaggggtccaaatatacaatatttggtactcatcaaaacccacaaacttacattttactagtcccttagcaaaacaaaatgaaaaacaaaatcaaagtatgaaacataaatcatctttcgtgggagaaacgattgcatttagcatatgtaagaagccttttaaacccctaggactccctagtggacgagtgaagtctcgtgagggtttgccagaaatgatacccacaaacattgaaatgttgtattatcaattgagcaaaaatcctcattaaaacacatggttcacacatcatgagcatgtttaacaaaatgaatatcacgtcatcatgttatcaaaaatcgatcgactcatagttgaaaaattgagacagcacatgttcaaaagtgtaaggtgttaataacatagaatcataaggtttcaatttttctcaaagcatgtgtGTCAAAAAACTCACAGGAATTCCATCAGATGaatataaccaaggcttaaatgtacaattacttttattcattatttttgtgtcggctgtgcaatgcttgactcccttaagctttctaattgacctatgtaacgagtgttgggccagtgactcccaaaccaggtggttttagggcactagatgtaaaacatccctagGGGCTTacttactcaagtcaaaaaggctaagaagtcaaactagccaaacaaacaaccaatcctgaaattctcatctttttacgcgaacacccaatgcttagtgaggcaaggggctcggttactcaatgagaactcaaattggtgatattattctaaggctttttttttttgttttgataataaGCCatggtttcatcaacaagtcatcctacaagtctcaagacacacattttcaaatcaaatttcatgcctCACAGATCCTATGCTAccgtgcttgtgataaatgatttaaacatgtcaagtctctatAATCCAACAGataagtcaaaagatttcagattttaaggacatgcaaaattcaacatgttagacaaaccaatgatatgcaaaccatagtaaaatgtaaccatgctcaactaacaataaaagtttttttttcttggtgaataaacacaaaatatcaacaaaaacaataaatgataacaAACAGACATGTCTATCCcaccccaaactaaaatgacacattcTCCTCAATGTGGcgagagatacaataccgaagtgGGTGATGCAAGCTGGGCACACTACAAGAGAACATtccccccaaacttgaacggcagacaTTGTCCTGAAAATTACGactaaaataacaagaaataagatcaaatgataaggaaaaataataaggGTTGCCTCCCagaagcgctaagttttcagtcttcagccagactttccatcctaaCGACAATCattccgagtaactcggatcctccaaaagggtcgtctcaatcTTCGGGCTcggtaactccaaaaatggcttcagtctttgcccgttcaccttgaaagtactgccattctttggatcctcaatctcaatggtcccataagaaaataatgaacGAACAATGaatgggcctgtccatcgagat contains the following coding sequences:
- the LOC133873935 gene encoding early nodulin-75-like, producing the protein MSSKYCLVLLLGVVLLSSTASLADHHEPSKHDPKSPIHKPPSPPKHKPPTPLDHGDKPFPEHKPPLKGKGEKPPPKHKPPHESHPERHLAVNPNLDGKPPKRSEKPPPPKHKPPTSSLDKEEKPFPEHKPPSKGKGSEKPPPEHKPPHDHHPGRRLLESSSNKQNSPSLDGKPPKGKGEKPPPKHKPPQHHHPGHPSEEDAKNSHNTPQKLKPPTTPEKKPPSPSHKPPHKPPQAN